One genomic region from Hoeflea algicola encodes:
- the pelG gene encoding exopolysaccharide Pel transporter PelG, translating to MAGIGFALQQLDRRGTALSGASALLGGAIATSGAWLVTVASLALLAIPASWFDSSDFLTSLRLSIVYAFMIAMVASAAPTLMATKRISDSLYSGKLEAVPFILLKSILWSAMTTLALSMVIWIIVIPQSLAMGAAYIATTLTVSIQWPLMVVCGSVMRFRPVILAYLAGGLVSVTGASIALVSDASLPLALLCFTGGQMVTVCILLERAMSIFPFPVSSTAYLRHRKSTKSGALALLGVAAAIGAAGLWVDRWVIWTSKFGTKTVEGLPNSALYDTPLFWAQLMLIPGLAAFLVHLETGLVRNLRQFVASILSHATLAEIDQLGETLAEQVHRRLGIIFRAETVLCLAVAICAPLFAEQLGMTYRQISVYRIALAGVACHFVFIACSGIVLMIDRRLEFAILQGIFLVANGVSAAAVVLFGERFLGTNYLVAASISALIAWWAMQRALTDVTYHTFMDAVFRPSEEQSDQSEQSVSQRGALAARMPNET from the coding sequence ATGGCGGGAATAGGTTTTGCATTGCAACAGCTGGACCGTAGAGGGACCGCCTTGTCCGGCGCATCTGCTCTGCTCGGCGGGGCAATCGCCACATCCGGTGCCTGGCTGGTCACCGTTGCAAGTCTGGCGCTTCTGGCCATTCCGGCATCCTGGTTTGACAGCTCCGACTTCCTGACTTCTCTCAGGCTCAGCATCGTCTATGCTTTCATGATTGCGATGGTCGCTTCTGCGGCTCCAACGCTGATGGCGACAAAACGTATATCGGACAGTCTTTACAGCGGAAAACTGGAAGCCGTTCCGTTCATACTTCTTAAGTCGATTCTTTGGTCTGCCATGACGACATTAGCGCTTTCGATGGTGATCTGGATTATCGTCATTCCGCAATCCCTTGCAATGGGCGCTGCTTACATCGCCACCACACTCACCGTTTCCATTCAATGGCCACTGATGGTGGTCTGTGGCAGTGTCATGAGGTTTCGACCAGTCATCCTTGCTTACCTGGCAGGTGGGTTGGTCTCCGTCACCGGGGCATCAATCGCTCTCGTGTCTGACGCCAGCTTACCCTTGGCACTTCTTTGCTTTACGGGAGGCCAGATGGTCACGGTCTGCATATTGCTGGAACGGGCAATGAGCATCTTCCCATTTCCTGTATCTTCAACGGCATATCTTCGTCATCGAAAGTCCACGAAATCCGGAGCTCTTGCACTGTTGGGTGTAGCAGCAGCCATCGGTGCGGCCGGTCTTTGGGTCGACAGATGGGTGATATGGACCTCGAAATTCGGCACCAAGACCGTTGAAGGCCTCCCCAATTCAGCACTTTACGACACGCCGCTTTTCTGGGCGCAGCTTATGCTGATACCGGGATTGGCTGCTTTTCTGGTCCATCTGGAAACAGGTCTTGTCCGTAATCTCAGACAGTTTGTCGCGTCCATTCTTTCGCATGCCACTCTTGCGGAGATCGATCAGCTAGGTGAAACCCTTGCTGAGCAGGTACATCGACGCCTGGGCATCATATTTCGCGCAGAGACAGTGCTGTGTCTCGCAGTTGCAATCTGTGCACCGCTCTTTGCCGAACAACTCGGGATGACCTACCGGCAGATTTCGGTTTACCGCATTGCGCTTGCGGGGGTTGCCTGCCACTTCGTGTTTATCGCATGCTCCGGGATCGTACTCATGATCGATAGACGTTTGGAATTTGCAATACTGCAAGGAATATTCCTGGTGGCAAATGGCGTATCGGCTGCAGCCGTTGTTCTGTTCGGAGAGCGTTTTCTCGGAACCAATTACCTGGTCGCCGCTTCCATCTCAGCGTTGATAGCCTGGTGGGCGATGCAGCGGGCGCTCACTGATGTGACGTACCACACTTTCATGGACGCCGTATTCCGCCCTTCAGAAGAACAATCAGACCAGAGCGAACAGTCTGTTTCTCAGCGAGGTGCATTGGCCGCCCGAATGCCAAACGAGACCTGA
- a CDS encoding EAL domain-containing protein produces the protein MAQFAQFDFDTLKFDRTLIEMIGKGPRGEALLAGLLAMAETVGHQVVAEGVETPEQKAFLTEHGCPIAQGYLFARPMPPSECTAWIEGVGIVTGLV, from the coding sequence GTGGCCCAGTTTGCCCAGTTCGATTTCGACACACTGAAGTTTGACCGGACGCTCATCGAGATGATCGGAAAGGGTCCACGGGGCGAGGCGCTGCTGGCCGGCTTACTGGCGATGGCGGAAACCGTAGGGCACCAGGTGGTAGCTGAAGGTGTGGAGACGCCTGAGCAAAAAGCCTTCCTGACCGAACACGGTTGTCCGATCGCTCAGGGCTATCTGTTTGCAAGACCCATGCCGCCGTCAGAATGCACCGCCTGGATCGAGGGTGTGGGCATTGTTACCGGTTTGGTGTAG
- a CDS encoding molybdopterin molybdotransferase MoeA, producing the protein MTSRKLLKDCFLTDKDRLSHEECLAILTGRLSAVAGVEELPLAKTSRRWLAADIIAPRNVPLHDNSAVDGYAFAAPAAGPMPVVTRIAAGDLSSHRLEPGQAARIFTGASIPDGADTVAMQEDCTVEGDRVTVPLDLKRGSNARRAGEDVAAGSAVLQSAARLRPQDMAALASFGLARVKVRAPVRVAILSNGDELLEPGAEIAQGQVYDSNRSMLHALLGTMPCEVTDLGILPDNAALIEATLADVAKTHDVILTSGGASRGDEDHIINAIDTLGTRHLWQIAVKPGRPMSFGQIEDCVFLGLPGNPVAAFVCFLLYVRPALTILGGGSYREPVRFPVAASFDVPGKKPGRREFWRGWLEPGDDGRPVAHKFARDGSGLISGLRKATGLIEITESVTSVARGGMVSFLPFSEFGIDS; encoded by the coding sequence ATGACCTCGCGCAAGCTGTTGAAGGATTGCTTCCTGACCGACAAGGACCGACTGAGCCACGAGGAATGCCTGGCGATTCTTACCGGCAGATTGTCGGCGGTCGCCGGGGTGGAGGAACTGCCGCTCGCCAAAACCTCAAGGCGCTGGCTTGCGGCCGATATCATCGCCCCGCGCAATGTGCCGCTGCATGACAATTCCGCTGTCGACGGCTACGCCTTTGCCGCGCCCGCCGCAGGCCCGATGCCGGTGGTCACACGCATCGCCGCCGGCGATTTGAGCAGCCATCGCCTCGAGCCCGGACAAGCGGCCCGCATCTTCACCGGCGCGTCCATACCCGATGGTGCCGATACGGTCGCCATGCAGGAAGACTGCACGGTCGAAGGCGACCGGGTCACCGTCCCGCTTGATCTCAAGCGCGGCAGCAATGCCCGCCGCGCCGGCGAGGATGTAGCGGCAGGCAGTGCTGTGCTGCAAAGCGCTGCCCGGCTTCGCCCGCAAGACATGGCAGCCCTTGCGTCCTTCGGCCTGGCGCGGGTCAAGGTGCGCGCACCGGTCCGGGTGGCGATCCTGTCAAACGGCGACGAGTTGCTCGAGCCGGGTGCGGAAATTGCCCAGGGCCAGGTCTACGATTCCAACCGCTCAATGCTGCACGCCCTGTTGGGTACAATGCCCTGCGAGGTCACCGATCTCGGCATTCTGCCCGACAACGCAGCGCTGATTGAAGCTACCCTTGCGGATGTCGCCAAGACCCATGACGTGATTCTGACCAGCGGCGGCGCCTCGCGCGGCGACGAAGATCACATCATCAATGCCATCGACACGCTGGGCACGCGCCATCTCTGGCAGATCGCGGTCAAGCCGGGCCGGCCGATGAGCTTTGGACAAATTGAAGATTGCGTTTTTCTGGGTCTGCCCGGCAATCCGGTCGCAGCCTTCGTTTGCTTCCTGCTCTATGTCCGGCCGGCGCTGACGATTCTTGGTGGCGGCAGCTACCGTGAACCGGTCCGATTTCCGGTGGCGGCCAGCTTCGATGTTCCCGGCAAGAAGCCCGGCCGCCGCGAATTCTGGCGCGGCTGGCTTGAACCGGGAGATGACGGGCGACCCGTCGCGCACAAATTCGCACGCGACGGATCGGGCCTGATTTCGGGACTACGAAAGGCCACGGGCCTGATCGAGATCACAGAAAGCGTGACGTCGGTGGCCCGCGGCGGGATGGTGTCATTCCTGCCCTTTTCAGAGTTTGGAATCGACAGCTGA
- the fdhD gene encoding formate dehydrogenase accessory sulfurtransferase FdhD codes for MPPSDDGFLLKTDPSDPRLSAEVTGVDHLGAKVTTRVVTEKALTLYLNRQEIVTMMTIGDHPDLMAVGYLLNQNMLQADDEITAIDYDDDLEVVVVRTKRETDYETKLQKKVRTSGCAQGTVFGDVMENFSDIHLAPDARLKTSDLYALTHKINSAPSLYLEAGAIHGCVLCQGDVPLVYMEDVGRHNAVDKIAGWMFMNKVSADDKVFYTTGRLTSEMVIKTVMMGIPILVSRSGFTAWGVELAQKAGLTLIGRARGKRFLALAGLERIEFDGDPAEAAGEAPRHRRKGASGDDS; via the coding sequence CTGCCCCCGTCTGACGACGGTTTTCTGCTCAAGACCGATCCCTCCGACCCGCGGCTTTCGGCCGAGGTCACCGGCGTCGATCATCTGGGCGCAAAGGTGACTACACGGGTGGTCACGGAAAAGGCGCTGACGCTTTATCTCAACCGCCAGGAAATCGTCACCATGATGACGATCGGCGATCATCCGGACCTGATGGCTGTCGGTTATCTCTTGAACCAGAACATGCTGCAGGCCGACGACGAGATCACCGCGATCGATTATGACGACGATCTCGAAGTGGTGGTGGTGCGCACCAAACGCGAGACCGATTACGAGACCAAGTTGCAGAAGAAAGTGCGCACCTCGGGCTGCGCCCAGGGAACCGTGTTTGGCGATGTGATGGAGAATTTCTCCGACATCCATCTGGCGCCGGATGCGCGGCTAAAAACCTCGGATCTCTATGCGCTGACCCACAAGATCAACTCTGCGCCGAGCCTTTATCTGGAAGCCGGCGCGATCCACGGCTGCGTGCTGTGCCAGGGCGACGTGCCGCTGGTCTATATGGAGGATGTCGGCAGGCACAATGCGGTCGACAAGATCGCCGGCTGGATGTTCATGAACAAGGTCTCGGCTGACGACAAGGTTTTCTACACCACCGGACGGCTGACCTCGGAGATGGTGATCAAGACCGTGATGATGGGTATTCCCATCCTCGTGTCCCGCTCGGGTTTCACGGCCTGGGGCGTGGAGCTTGCACAAAAGGCCGGTTTAACACTGATCGGCCGGGCGCGCGGCAAAAGGTTTCTGGCGCTCGCAGGTCTGGAGCGGATCGAATTTGATGGTGATCCAGCTGAAGCCGCTGGTGAAGCGCCGCGGCATCGCCGCAAGGGCGCTTCGGGGGATGATTCATGA
- the mobB gene encoding molybdopterin-guanine dinucleotide biosynthesis protein B: MIQRVFGITGWKNSGKTTLTCRLVEEFTRRGFRIATVKHAHHLFDVDQEGTDSHRHRLAGAGEVAIVSGHRWAIMHELGDADEPSLQDILARLSPCDLVLIEGYKRESHPKIEARRLAAADRTSLADDDANICAVAADHLVPDATIPVFALDDISGIADMIALKTGLGETAA; the protein is encoded by the coding sequence ATGATCCAGCGCGTCTTCGGTATCACCGGATGGAAGAACTCGGGCAAGACCACACTGACCTGCCGGCTGGTTGAGGAATTCACGCGCCGCGGCTTTCGCATTGCCACCGTCAAGCATGCGCATCACTTGTTTGACGTCGACCAGGAAGGCACCGATAGTCACCGCCATCGCCTGGCGGGTGCAGGGGAAGTGGCGATTGTGTCAGGCCACAGATGGGCGATCATGCACGAACTCGGCGATGCGGACGAGCCCTCACTGCAGGACATCCTGGCCAGGCTGTCGCCGTGTGATCTGGTGCTGATCGAAGGCTACAAGCGCGAAAGCCACCCAAAAATCGAGGCGCGCAGGCTTGCGGCAGCGGACCGGACGTCGCTGGCCGATGATGATGCCAACATTTGCGCCGTCGCTGCCGATCATCTGGTTCCCGACGCGACAATTCCGGTGTTCGCGCTCGATGACATCAGTGGCATTGCCGATATGATCGCGCTCAAGACCGGATTGGGAGAGACTGCTGCATGA
- the pelF gene encoding GT4 family glycosyltransferase PelF: MNAPGGKIGHGDTYGRQQSLIDGCDPSFSLADDVCLITEGSYPFVLGGVSAWTQSLMEMHPEKRFHLVSIQADERQLPTRYAPPVNLASQQILPLRRRPKQSFKRRSGTSNSDIAVLLTAISKHGDRAALEQLIRLMDAGGAYSPDSLLNSRLAFDTVRQMYSEACPEGSFLGYFWTWRALHEGLVGLIEAKLPDAAIYHATTTGYAGLLAAICKIRFDRKVVVTEHGLYARERWMELLTQPPVGTRIDTGYTLTETRPTISRVWGEAFDAFARLAYQSADCVTTLFETNRRHQIEAGASPEQTRIIPNGVRMERFDARRVPLEPAPPRIALIGRVVPIKDICSFIEAVALIIIEFPDLSATIAGPMNENPNYAKICQRLVEKKRLETIITFAGNVPVEPLLMETDVHVLTSISEGQPLALLEACAAGVPSVVTDVGACREILLTGPGGQCSDLPPGGIVVDPVSPAAIADAVAALLRSPELRQEMGTAARQRVSRNYREDVCLRAYGALYSELLDHEEDVKPWRE; this comes from the coding sequence ATGAATGCTCCTGGCGGGAAGATTGGACATGGAGACACATATGGTCGCCAGCAATCCCTGATCGACGGCTGCGATCCAAGTTTCAGCCTGGCCGACGACGTTTGCCTGATCACTGAAGGCAGTTATCCGTTCGTGCTCGGTGGCGTGTCTGCGTGGACCCAGAGTCTCATGGAGATGCACCCGGAAAAGCGGTTTCATCTCGTCAGCATACAGGCCGACGAGCGACAACTTCCGACCCGTTATGCCCCGCCAGTCAATCTCGCGAGCCAGCAGATTCTTCCTCTTCGGCGCCGACCAAAACAATCATTCAAACGAAGAAGTGGAACCAGCAACAGTGATATCGCAGTCCTTTTAACTGCAATTTCCAAACATGGCGACAGAGCTGCTCTTGAGCAACTGATACGTTTGATGGACGCCGGTGGCGCATACTCGCCGGATAGTCTTCTCAACTCGCGCCTCGCGTTTGACACTGTCCGGCAGATGTATTCAGAAGCCTGTCCGGAGGGTTCATTTCTGGGATATTTCTGGACGTGGCGCGCCTTGCACGAAGGACTTGTCGGTCTGATCGAAGCCAAATTGCCTGACGCTGCCATTTATCATGCCACAACGACTGGCTATGCCGGCCTTCTCGCCGCAATCTGCAAAATCCGCTTCGATCGCAAGGTGGTCGTGACCGAGCACGGCCTTTACGCGAGAGAGCGGTGGATGGAACTCCTGACCCAGCCGCCGGTCGGCACCCGCATCGATACGGGATACACATTGACGGAAACGCGCCCTACGATCAGCCGCGTCTGGGGAGAAGCTTTCGACGCATTTGCGAGGCTCGCGTATCAAAGCGCTGATTGCGTCACAACTCTTTTCGAAACCAATCGCCGCCATCAGATCGAGGCGGGCGCATCGCCCGAGCAAACTCGCATCATTCCCAATGGGGTGAGAATGGAGCGTTTCGACGCCCGACGGGTGCCGCTCGAACCGGCACCGCCGCGCATCGCCCTCATCGGGCGAGTTGTCCCGATCAAAGACATTTGCAGCTTTATCGAAGCTGTCGCGCTTATCATCATCGAGTTTCCGGATCTGTCCGCAACCATCGCCGGACCGATGAATGAAAACCCCAATTATGCAAAGATCTGTCAGCGTCTCGTGGAAAAGAAGCGGTTGGAAACGATCATCACTTTTGCCGGCAATGTACCTGTCGAGCCCCTGCTGATGGAGACTGATGTGCACGTCTTGACAAGCATCAGCGAAGGACAGCCGCTCGCACTGCTCGAAGCCTGTGCGGCCGGTGTGCCAAGTGTCGTTACAGACGTTGGGGCATGCCGAGAGATCCTGCTTACCGGACCTGGTGGCCAATGTAGCGATCTGCCGCCTGGCGGCATTGTCGTTGATCCGGTCTCGCCCGCTGCGATCGCCGACGCAGTAGCAGCCTTGCTGCGCTCTCCCGAGTTAAGGCAGGAAATGGGAACCGCCGCGCGACAACGGGTCAGCAGAAACTACCGTGAAGACGTGTGCCTACGCGCCTATGGCGCGCTGTATTCAGAGCTGCTGGATCATGAGGAAGACGTGAAGCCATGGCGGGAATAG
- the mobA gene encoding molybdenum cofactor guanylyltransferase MobA — protein MSSKIAGLVLAGGLSRRMGGGEKALQMLAGQSMISRVIDRIAPQVDQLAINANSDPEPYLQFGLPVLPDTIGGHVGPLAGVLTGLEWAAKLPGITHIVSAATDTPFLPLDLVDRFSELSGPERIVIARSGGNRHSVFGLWPVALRDDLAEWLVTSDTMKVLAWVHRHDFAFCDFEADGDGMPDPFFNANTPEELAEAERHLAGAPA, from the coding sequence ATGAGCAGCAAAATCGCCGGGCTGGTGTTGGCAGGCGGGTTGTCGCGGCGGATGGGCGGCGGCGAAAAGGCGCTGCAAATGCTCGCCGGACAATCGATGATCTCGCGGGTGATCGACCGGATTGCGCCGCAGGTGGATCAGCTCGCGATCAATGCCAATTCAGACCCGGAACCCTATCTTCAATTTGGTCTGCCGGTACTGCCCGACACGATCGGCGGTCATGTCGGCCCGCTTGCCGGCGTGCTGACCGGGCTTGAATGGGCGGCAAAGCTGCCGGGCATCACCCACATCGTCAGTGCCGCGACAGATACGCCGTTCCTGCCGCTCGATCTGGTAGACCGGTTCTCGGAGCTAAGCGGCCCGGAGCGCATTGTCATCGCCCGCTCGGGTGGCAACCGGCATTCAGTTTTCGGACTGTGGCCGGTGGCATTGCGCGACGATCTGGCTGAGTGGCTGGTCACCAGCGACACGATGAAGGTGCTGGCCTGGGTCCACCGGCACGATTTTGCGTTTTGCGATTTCGAGGCGGACGGAGACGGAATGCCGGATCCGTTCTTCAATGCCAATACGCCCGAAGAACTGGCCGAGGCGGAACGCCATCTCGCCGGGGCGCCTGCATGA
- a CDS encoding MJ1477/TM1410 family putative glycoside hydrolase — translation MHRWLIPTAAAFALVFTVGVVFLALKPNNEVGTSGYQVRHWSIQLQGIKPELIESRNDDLTVIDYSADGHAETIFTSADLARIKTRPDGGQKLVLAYLSIGESESYRHYWDPVWSIRRPDWMGAENPRWPGNFSVDYWTREWRSVLYGDPDAYLDRILAAGFDGVYLDTISEFTRAEGKDRPRAAKAMIDLIVDLAAYARERRPNFLVIAQNPGSLARSERMRSVIDAIAQEDLLYGVDGDGKENSENYFKRVSASLNVAYQAGLPILVVEYLPVGEKRMEAAKRLGQLGYVATFATRKLDQPSDSDPVSAQVSFGIRAANAPR, via the coding sequence ATGCATCGATGGTTGATTCCGACAGCGGCGGCTTTCGCACTTGTCTTCACAGTAGGCGTCGTTTTTTTAGCGTTGAAGCCGAACAATGAAGTGGGGACATCAGGGTATCAGGTTCGCCATTGGTCAATTCAGCTCCAGGGCATCAAGCCTGAACTGATCGAGAGTCGAAATGACGATTTGACCGTCATTGATTATTCTGCCGATGGCCACGCGGAAACCATCTTCACTTCGGCAGATTTGGCGCGCATCAAGACGCGCCCCGATGGTGGGCAAAAACTCGTTCTTGCCTATCTCAGTATCGGGGAATCGGAATCCTACCGGCATTATTGGGATCCGGTATGGAGCATCCGCAGGCCAGATTGGATGGGAGCCGAAAACCCTCGCTGGCCAGGAAATTTTTCTGTCGATTATTGGACGCGAGAGTGGCGAAGTGTCCTTTACGGGGATCCCGATGCCTATTTGGACCGGATTCTTGCCGCAGGATTTGACGGGGTCTATCTCGATACAATCAGCGAGTTCACACGTGCTGAAGGTAAAGATCGCCCGAGAGCCGCAAAAGCCATGATTGATCTCATTGTGGATCTGGCAGCTTATGCGCGCGAGCGTCGGCCAAATTTTCTGGTGATCGCGCAAAATCCCGGATCGCTTGCGCGGAGTGAGAGAATGCGATCGGTGATCGATGCAATCGCTCAGGAAGACCTCCTATATGGTGTTGATGGCGACGGCAAAGAAAACTCAGAGAACTATTTCAAACGGGTCTCGGCAAGTTTGAACGTGGCGTATCAGGCCGGCCTGCCGATTCTCGTTGTTGAGTACCTGCCTGTCGGTGAGAAACGCATGGAAGCGGCCAAACGGCTTGGTCAATTAGGCTATGTTGCCACTTTTGCTACTCGCAAACTCGATCAACCAAGCGACAGCGATCCGGTCTCAGCTCAGGTCTCGTTTGGCATTCGGGCGGCCAATGCACCTCGCTGA
- the bcsS gene encoding cellulose biosynthesis protein BcsS → MSADVAYTDTFNTERFASSVLFFGAGYSVEREFGLDGGIVTALNGNIGQSGWILTGLVGYTDTDLNNPPAAPYDSSDISGSLLAGYQWVNPDYFLNLQAGVTVRHENANTGSSNDAGLIVSSAAATSAEDSLYGELNLAYVTIDNGFYGRGRAGWKFSPLTVGAEITYMDDDSSQSRTRYGAFVGDIPVGQFSMTLSAGYVERRDNAGDDGFYAQAEFSIPFGGTW, encoded by the coding sequence GTGTCTGCTGACGTTGCGTATACTGATACATTTAATACCGAGCGTTTCGCGAGTTCAGTTCTGTTTTTCGGTGCCGGATACAGTGTAGAGCGTGAGTTCGGTCTGGACGGTGGTATTGTGACCGCTCTTAACGGAAACATCGGACAGTCCGGCTGGATACTGACCGGCCTTGTCGGTTACACCGACACTGACCTCAACAATCCTCCTGCTGCGCCCTATGACAGTTCGGATATCTCCGGATCTCTGCTTGCAGGGTATCAATGGGTGAACCCGGATTACTTCCTCAATCTCCAGGCCGGCGTCACGGTTCGACACGAGAACGCAAACACCGGCTCCAGCAATGATGCCGGGTTGATTGTCAGCTCTGCAGCGGCGACTTCAGCTGAGGATAGTTTGTACGGCGAACTTAATCTTGCTTATGTGACAATAGACAACGGCTTTTACGGTCGTGGCCGTGCGGGCTGGAAATTTTCCCCGCTCACGGTTGGGGCAGAAATTACATATATGGACGACGATAGTTCCCAGTCACGAACACGGTATGGTGCATTCGTTGGCGACATTCCTGTTGGTCAATTCAGCATGACGCTGTCGGCCGGTTATGTAGAGCGTAGAGACAATGCCGGAGATGACGGTTTTTATGCGCAAGCGGAATTTTCAATTCCGTTTGGCGGCACCTGGTAG
- a CDS encoding IS3 family transposase (programmed frameshift), translated as MAGKREKPEEIVSKLRQVEVLQGQGATIADAVRQIGVTQQTFYRWRKLYGGMQRSQLTRLKELEKENQRLRRAVSDLTLDKLILTEAAKGKLLSPSRRRKCIDHVRRELGVSERRACRTLGQHRSTQRKVPQGRADEERLTDDIIELADKYGRYGYRMVTGLLNNAGWQVNHKRVERIWRREGLKVPQKQKKKGRLWLNDGSCVRLRPERPNHVWSYDFVQDRTADGRVYRTLNIIDEYTREALMIRVDRKLNSTDVLDALTDLFILRDPPEYIRSDNGPEFIAQKVRDWIAAVGAKTAYIEPGSPWENGYCESFNARFRDELLNGEIFYSLREAQILIEQWRIHYNTVRPHSALGYRPPAPESIVPMDQTPMMH; from the exons ATGGCTGGAAAACGAGAGAAGCCGGAAGAGATTGTATCGAAGCTTCGGCAGGTTGAAGTTCTGCAAGGGCAAGGTGCGACGATTGCTGACGCGGTGCGCCAGATCGGCGTGACACAGCAGACGTTTTATCGATGGCGGAAGCTCTATGGCGGGATGCAGCGATCTCAACTCACTCGGCTGAAAGAGCTGGAGAAGGAGAACCAGCGGCTTCGGCGGGCGGTGTCTGACCTGACACTGGACAAACTCATCCTGACCGAGGCGGCAA AAGGGAAACTTCTAAGCCCTTCGCGTCGGCGCAAGTGCATCGACCATGTGCGGCGGGAGCTCGGCGTATCAGAACGCCGCGCCTGCCGCACGCTCGGACAACACCGATCCACACAGCGCAAGGTGCCACAGGGCCGGGCAGATGAAGAACGGCTGACCGATGATATCATCGAACTGGCCGACAAGTACGGGCGCTATGGGTATCGCATGGTCACCGGTCTGCTGAACAACGCGGGCTGGCAGGTAAACCATAAGCGGGTTGAGCGCATCTGGCGGCGTGAAGGGCTGAAAGTGCCACAAAAGCAGAAGAAAAAGGGGCGGCTTTGGCTGAACGACGGATCATGTGTGCGTCTCAGACCGGAACGGCCAAACCACGTCTGGTCCTACGACTTCGTCCAGGATCGAACCGCTGACGGCCGCGTCTATCGGACGCTGAATATCATCGACGAATACACCAGGGAGGCACTCATGATCCGCGTGGACCGCAAGCTCAACTCAACGGACGTGCTGGATGCTCTGACAGACCTATTCATCCTGCGCGACCCGCCGGAATACATTCGGTCGGACAATGGGCCGGAATTTATCGCCCAGAAAGTGCGGGATTGGATTGCAGCTGTTGGAGCCAAGACGGCCTACATAGAGCCAGGCTCACCATGGGAGAACGGATACTGCGAAAGCTTCAACGCCCGGTTCCGCGACGAGCTGCTGAACGGCGAAATCTTCTACAGCCTAAGGGAGGCGCAAATCCTGATCGAGCAATGGCGTATCCACTACAACACCGTCAGGCCGCATAGCGCTCTGGGCTACCGCCCGCCCGCGCCGGAAAGCATTGTCCCGATGGACCAGACGCCCATGATGCACTAA
- a CDS encoding sulfurtransferase TusA family protein — protein sequence MDFDVELLTLGLECPLPVLKARKRLGEMPVGAVLCLVCDDPLSAIDVPFFCSESGHELLSTVTTGPEMRYRIRKRG from the coding sequence ATGGATTTTGATGTCGAACTTCTGACCCTTGGGCTGGAATGCCCGCTGCCGGTTCTCAAGGCGCGCAAGCGTCTGGGCGAAATGCCGGTGGGCGCCGTGCTTTGCCTGGTTTGCGACGATCCGCTTTCTGCCATCGACGTGCCGTTTTTCTGCAGCGAATCCGGGCACGAATTGCTCTCCACCGTTACCACTGGACCTGAGATGCGCTACCGTATCCGCAAGCGCGGTTAG